Genomic window (Streptomyces sp. RerS4):
CTGGGTGTCCATCACGCTCAGCATCCTCGCCTTCGGCGGCGTGATCGGCGGCTTCACCTACATCGCGTTCACCCTGACCGAGGTCAGCGGCTTCGCCACCGCCACCGTCCCGTGGCTGCTCGTCCTCTTCGGCATCGGCACCTTCGTCGGCAACTTCTACGGCGGCAAGTTCGCCGACCGTGCCCTGAACACCTCGCTCATGGTCAGCCTCGGGCTGCTCGCGGTGGTGCTCGCGGTGTTCGCCCTCACCGCCGAGAACAAGATCATGACGGTCATCTCCCTGCTCCTCATGGGCACCATCGGCCTCTCCACCGCCCCCGGCCTCCAGCTGCGGACGATGAAGTACGCCCAGGACGCGCCCACCATGGCCTCCGGCGCCAACATCGCCGCCTTCAACGTGGGCAACGCCCTCGGTGCCTGGATCGGCGGCCTCGCCATCGGCGCCGGCTACGGCTTCATCTCCCCGCTGTGGGCGGGCGCCGGCGTCACCCTCGCCGGCCTCGTGGTCCTGGCGCTCGGCTCGATCGGCTCGGGCAAGGGCGCCCGACCGCTCGCCCCGGCCCAGGAGCTGCGCGCCGACCAGTCCGTGCCGGCCGCCCGTGAGCCGGAGCGCGCCAAGGCCGCCTGAGGCCGACCCGCGCACGACAGGGCGCCCGGACCGTTCCCTCGCGGAACGCTCCGGGCGCCCTTGGCGTTCGGACTCAGGAGGCGGTGGGGGCCCGTCGGCCCGTCGGCCCGTCGGCATACTGGCCGGTGTGAAGAGCGAAGACGACACCGTAGTGATCGACCGGGCGGGCCGGGCCGGCTTCCTCACGTTGAACCGGCCGCGGGCCCTCAACGCGCTGACGCATGCCATGGTCCGCCGGATCTCCGAAGCCCTCGACGCCTGGGAGGCGGACCCCGACGTACGGACGGTGGTGATCCGCGGCGCGGGGGAGCGGGGCCTGTGCGCGGGCGGGGACATCCGC
Coding sequences:
- a CDS encoding MFS transporter, whose product is MPIGLIALALGGFGIGLTEFGIVGLLPEVAADFGVTESVAGYLVSGYALSVAIGAIVLTAAIARFDRKKVLLSLMVLFIIGNLISAVAPSYSLLMIGRVVAALCHGAFFGVGAVVAADMVAPTRKAGAISLMFAGLTAANVLGVPLGTFLGQQLGWRSTFWAITVIGVVALAGIKLLVPQTAPPGEVSLRGELGAFRRGQVWVSITLSILAFGGVIGGFTYIAFTLTEVSGFATATVPWLLVLFGIGTFVGNFYGGKFADRALNTSLMVSLGLLAVVLAVFALTAENKIMTVISLLLMGTIGLSTAPGLQLRTMKYAQDAPTMASGANIAAFNVGNALGAWIGGLAIGAGYGFISPLWAGAGVTLAGLVVLALGSIGSGKGARPLAPAQELRADQSVPAAREPERAKAA